The DNA sequence AATCCAGAAACTGTCGGGTCGTCGCATACATGGCCGGCCGGCCAGGTACATCTCGATGTCCCACGACGCGAACCCACTCTCGCTCAAGTAATGTACGAATGATATTGCTGCTTACCGTAACACCCCGGATATCTTCAATTTCACCCCGGGTAATAGGTTGACGATAGGCAATCAATGCAAGAGTTTCCAGCAATGCCCGGGAGTAGCGGGGAGGCTTTTCCTCAAACAGGCGGCTGACCCAGGGAGCAAACTCTTCACGAACCTGAAGCCTGTAGCCGCTGGCCACCTTGCGAAGCTCGAATCCACGCCCCTCACATGCATCACCAAGAAGCATCATGACATGCTCCATAATCTGTCTGGCCGGGCGTTCATCTTCCGTAAACAGTTCCCGCAACTGCTCAAGAGAGAGAGGTTTGCCTGCAGCCAGCAACGCAGCTTCGGCAATCGCCTGAATTCTGGAGAGGTGTTCTTCATTCATGATGGCTATCCATTCTTCAATGCGCCGTTTCCCGCCACAGAATAATCTAGCGGGCAGCCCGGGCCCGCACGTGAATAGAACCCAGCACTTCTGTCTGCACAACTTCAATCAACTGCTCTTTAACCAGTTCCAGCGTTGCCAGAAACGTGACAACCACACCAAGCCTCCCCTCCTCTGCGGTGAAGAGGCTCTGGAAGGCGACAAACTGATCATCCTGCAAAACTGACAAAATGGCTGACATACGCTCACGGGTTGAGAGCTTTTCTTTTTCCACATGATGGCTGGTAAAAAGATCAGCCCGTTGCAGCACACCCCGAAGGGCAAGAAGCATATCCCGGAAATCAACGTCAGGGTGCTGTTGGGTTGACGGTAACTGCGGCAAAGATGCCGATGCATAAAAGCTGTCACGCTCCATACGCGGCAAGGCATCGATATCCTCCGCAGCCTGCTTGAAACGTTCATACTGCTGCAGACGACGAATCAGTTCAGCCCTTGGATCCGACTCGTCTTCTTCGTCGCTTTCGTGCCTTGGCAACAACATCCGGGACTTTATTTCTGCCAGGGTGGCCGCCATCACAAGGTACTCTGCAGCCAGCTCGAAGCGCATGGCCTCCACCGCTCCGATGTAGTCCATGTATTGCCGGGTTATTTCGCTCACGTCTATATCCAGAATATCCATATTCTGACGACGAATGAGATACAACAACAGATCGAGCGGACCCTCAAAGGCTTCCAGAAATACCGCAAGGGCATCTGGCGGGATATACAGGTCAGTGGGAAGATCGATCAACGCCTTCCCGGAAACCCGCGCCAGTGGAGCCTGCCCCGGCCCATCAGGATTAACGATAACTGAGACCCATTGCCGACCGGACTTCATCAAGCGTATCCCGGGCTGCATCACGTGCGCGTTCACGCCCTTCCTGCAGAATTGAATACACAAGATCCGGGTTGCCCTCATATTCACGGGCCCGTTCATGCAAAGGCCGCTGCTCTTCTACAATCGAATCAATCAACGGTTTTTTGCAGTCAAGACAACCAATACCGGCGCTACGGCAACCCACCTGAACCCACTCTTTGGTCTCAGCATCGGAGTAGACCTGATGCAACCCCCAGACCGGACATTTCTCAGGCTCACCGGGATCCGTTCTTCTGACCCGCTGGGGGTCTGTCTGCATGGTACGGACTTTTTGAGCCACGCTGTCTGGCTCTTCCCGCAGACCAATGTAATTGTTGTAGGATTTGGACATTTTATGACCATCCAGACCCGGCATTTTTGAATCCGGCGTCAACAATGGCTGAGGCTCCGGAAGAATCACTTTTCCGCCACCCTCTATGTATCCATACAGACGCTCACGGTCGCCAATGGATATATTCTGCTGTTCCATAAGCAAGGCACGAGCCGTCTCAAGTGCCTCCATATCGCCCTCTTCCTGATATCGTTTTTTCAGAGTGCGATAAAGTTTGGCGTTCTTCTTGCCCATTTTGACAATAGCTGACTCTGCCTGATCTTCAAACCCGGGTTCACGCCCGTAGAGATGGTTGAACCGGCGAGCAATCTCACGGGTAATTTCGACGTGAGACACCTGGTCGGCACCTACCGGAACCTTACCCGCACGATACATCAGAATATCGGCCGTTTGCAGCAGCGGATAGCCAAGAAAACCGTATGTTGCGAGATCTTTTTCACGCAGCTTTTCCTGCTGATCCTTATAGGTGGGGATACGTTCCAGCCAGCCCAGAGGCGTGATCATCGATAACAACAGGTGCAGCTCCGCATGCTCAGGTACCTGCGACTGGATAAACATGGTTGATGACCCGGGGTTTACGCCCGCCGCCAGCCAGTCAATAGTCATATCCCAAACACTTTGTTCGATGCCGGAAGGGTCATCATACTGTGTCGTCAGGGCATGCCAGTCGGCAATAAAAAAGAAGCATTCAAATTCGTGCTGGAGTTTTACCCAGTTTTTCAGCACACCATGGTAATGACCGAGATGAAGCTTGCCGGTCGGACGCATACCAGACAAAACCCGTTGCTGGGAATCTACAGAACTCAAAGCACAAACTCCTTCATTTGAATAGGATTCGCCCAGAGTAAATCAGACGACTCGGCATTATAAATAAAAAACCCCCGCTCTGCAGGACAGAACGGGGGTTTTAGTGAAAGAAACCAGCTTTACCAGCCAGTCACTTCCTTCAGAGCCTTACCAATATCGGCCAGACTCCGCACGGTTTTAACACCGGCATCGTTCAGGGCCGCAAACTTCTCATCTGCTGTACCTTTACCACCAGAGATGATGGCGCCCGCGTGGCCCATACGCTTGCCAGGAGGTGCTGTAACACCGGCAATGTAGGAAACCACTGGCTTAGTGACGTTTTCCTTGATGAACGCAGCCGCTTCTTCTTCAGCGGTACCGCCGATTTCACCAATCATAACGATAGCTTCTGTTTGCGGATCGTCCTGCAGCAAACGGAGGATATCGATGAAGTTGGAGCCCGGAATCGGATCACCACCGATGCCCACGCAGGTAGACTGGCCGTAGCCGAAGTCTGTGGTCTGCTTGACTGCTTCGTAAGTCAGGGTACCGGAACGGGACACAATACCGACTTTACCTGGCTTGTGGATATGGCCTGGCATAATCCCGATTTTGCACTCGCCCGGAGTAATAACACCCGGACAGTTAGGCCCGATCATGCGAACACCTTTACGATCAACATATTCCTTGGCGTAAAGCATGTCGATAGTCGGGATGCCTTCAGTGATGCAAACGATGAGCTCAAGGCCTGCATCTGCTGCTTCAATGATGGCATCTTTGCAGAACGGAGCCGGAACGTAGATGACGGTTGCCTGAGCACCGGTCTTTTCTACGGCATCACGTACGGTGTTGAACACCGGAAGCCCCAGATGCTCAGTACCGCCTTTACCCGGGCTAACGCCACCAACCATCTTGGTGCCGTACTCAATCGCCTGTTCAGAGTGGAATGTACCCTGTGCGCCGGTAAAGCCCTGGCAAATTACCTTGGTGTCTTTATTAATCAGGATGCTCATTATTTACCCCCTGCGGCTTTAACGACTTGCTCTGCAGCATCGGCCAGGCTGCTGGCGGCGATGATGTTCAGGCCACTATCAGCCAATACCTTTGAACCCAGTTCAGCGTTGTTACCTTCAAGGCGAACAACCACGGGCACCTTAACGCCAACTTCTTTAACTGCGCCGATAATGCCTTCAGCAATCATGTCACAGCGGACAATACCGCCGAAGATGTTAACCAGAACGGCTTGCACTGCATCATCCGACAGGATGATTTTGAACGCCTCGGACACACGCTCTTTGGTAGCTCCGCCGCCAACGTCCAGGAAGTTAGCCGGGCGACCACCAGACAGTTTGATGATATCCATGGTTCCCATTGCCAGGCCGGCACCGTTAACCATGCAGCCGATGTTACCTTCAAGGGCAACGTAGTTCAGTTCCCAGGCTGCAGCTTCTGCTTCGCGGGCATCTTCCTGCGAGGGATCGCGCATTTCCTGAAGTTTCTTCTGACGGTACAAAGCGTTGCCATCGACACCGATCTTGGCATCCAGGCAGTGCAGATCACCAGCCGGGGTAATAACCAGTGGGTTGATTTCCAGAAGTGCCAGGTCATAGTCTTCAAACAGCTTAGCCAGGCCCAAAAAGATTTTGGTGAACTGACCAATCTGCTTGCCTTCCAAACCCAGCTTGAAGGCCAGCTCGCGCCCCTGATATGGCTGTGCGCCAACCAGCGGATCAATCTCGGCTTTCAGAATTTTCTCGGGAGTTTCTTCTGCAACGGTCTCAATTTCAACACCGCCTTCCGTAGAAGCCATAAATACGATGCGACGAGTACCGCGATCAACAACTGCACCCAGGTACAGTTCCTGGTCGATGTCAGTCAGGGATTCAACAAGAATTTTACTGACTGGCTGGCCATGCTCGTCAGTCTGGAAAGTAACCAGCTGCTTGCCCAACCACTGTTCCGCGAACGCGCGGATATCGTCAGTATTCTTGACCAGCTTTACACCACCAGCTTTACCGCGGCCGCCAGCGTGAACCTGGGCTTTGACTACCCAGCTGTTTCCGCCAATTTTCTCTGCAGCTGCTACAGCTTCATCCGGGGTATCGCAGGCGATGCCCTGTGATACAGGCAAGCCATATTCAGCGAAAAGCTGTTTGCCCTGATATTCATGCAAATTCATAGTTAGTGTCCCGCTTTTTGATGGAGGATAACCACGTACGGAAGTGAACCCGCCACTCCCACAAAGGAAGCAGTTAATACGGATTCATTTCGGTGAGCAGGGGATCACCTCAGCTCACCACGATCGCAACCGGAAATCAGCCCTTTTCTATGGTAAAGGGGCGCCATCACTGGCGCCCCTGTTTCCTGGATTGCGTTACTTCTTTTTGCGACGGTTCGCTTTGTGAATAGCACCACCGTCAACCGCAAGCGCCGCCTCGTGCACAGACTCCGAAAGAGTCGGGTGTGCAAAACAGGTCAACGCCAGATCTTCTGAACTGGAGCCAAATTCCATGGCAATAACACCCTGGGCAACGATTTCCGATGCCTGAGGCCCTACAACGTGGAAGCCAAGAATCCGGTCAGTTTTCTCATCGGCAATGATTTTCACCATGCCCGCGACTGAGTTTGCAGCCATCGCACGGCCGTTAGCCGCAAATGGGAAAGTACCAACTTTGTAGGCTTCACCTTCAGACTTCAGCTGCTCTTCCGTTTTACCTACCCAGGCCACTTCAGGCGCTGTGTAGATAACATTAGGAATGCAGTCATAATTGACTTGGGGTTTATGGCCGGCAATACGCTCCGCAACCATAACACCCTCTTCCGAGGCTTTGTGTGCGAGCATTGGGCCACGAACAACGTCACCAACTGCCCAGACACCCGGAGCTTCGGTTTTACAAGTGTCATCAACAAAGATGAAACCACGCTCATCCATGTTGACACCCGAGTCGGCAGCCAGCAGATTGTCGGTATATGGCCGGCGGCCAACCGCAACAATCAGCTTGTCGACTTTCAATTCCTGTTTACCGGCGCTGTCTTCGTAATTCACATAAACCAGCTTGCGCTTGACCTCGGCACCGGTTACACGGCCGCCCATTACAATGTTCAGGCCCTGCTTACGGAATTGCTTCAGCGTTTCCTTGGCTATCTGCTGATCTACAGCAGGCAGGAAGGTATCCTGAGCTTCCAGAATGGTAACTTCGGAACCCAGACGCGCCCAGACACTGCCCAATTCGAGACCAATAACACCCGCACCGATAATACCAAGGCGCTTGGGAACCTCACCAAACTCCAGAGCACCTTCCGAATCGACAATGTAGCCTTCGGTCATCGGTGCAGGCGGAATTTCAATAGGCTTGGAGCCAGTAGCAATAATTACGTTGTCAGCTTCGTAGGTTTTTGTGCTGCCATCCGGAGCGGCAACTTCAACCTGACGATTGGCCAGAAGCTTCCCGTGACCATGGATAGCGGTAACACCGTTAGCCTTGAATAGTCCCGCAATACCGCCAGTGAGCTGCTTAACAATGCCGCTTTTGCGCTCCATCATCTTGGCGATGTCCATTTTGACATCCTTGGCGATGATGCCCTGCATTTCGTAGTCGTGGTTCGCTTCCTCAAACTTGTGAGAAATTTCCAGCAACACTTTGGATGGGATGCAACCTACGTTCAGGCAGGTACCACCAAGCACCTGGCTTTGGTCATCCTTCGAGCTCCACGACTCGACACATGCGGTTTTCAGGCCAAGCTGAGCAGCTTTAATGGCAGCAACATAGCCTCCCGGGCCGGCGCCAATGACGATTACGTCGTACTTATCAGACATAGTTGATCCTGTTTTCTGATTCGTTAAATGTCGGCTCAGACGTCCAGCAGAATACGCGCCGGATCCTCGAGCATGTCCTTGATGGCCACAAGGAACTGTACCGCTTCCTTGCCATCGACCATGCGGTGATCATAGGACAGCGCAAGGTACATCATCGGACGGATTTCTACCTTTCCATTAACAGCCATCGGCCGCTCCTGGATTTTGTGCATACCCAGAATAGCCGTTTGCGGCGGGTTAAGGATCGGCGTGGAAATCAGCGATCCAAAAATACCACCGTTGGTAATAGTAAACGTACCACCGGTCATATCTTCAATTGCAAGTTTGCCGCCTTTTGCCTTGGTACCGTACTCAACAATCTTCTTCTCGATATCTGCAAGGCCCATCGCATCAACATCACGCAGTACCGGAACAACCAGACCACGATCCGTAGAGACGGCAACACCAATATCCTGGTAGCCATGATAAACCATGTCGTTACCGTCAATAGACGCGTTAACGGCCGGGAAACGCTTCAGGGCTTCGGTAGAGGCTTTGGCGAAGAACGACATAAAGCCCAGCTTGATGTCGTGGCGCTTAACAAAGCTTTCCTGGTATTGCTTGCGCATCTCCATGATGGGACCCATGTCGACCTCATTAAAGGTCGTCAGCATGGCAGCTGTCTGCTGCGCATTCACCAAACGCTTGGCGATGCTGGCACGCAGACGGGTCATGGGTACGCGTTTTTCCAGACGCTCACCTGCAGCAACATTGACTTCAGGCATGGCGGCCGGGGCTTTCACGGAGCCACCTGAAGACTTGGCGCTATCTACATGATTCTGAACATCTTCTTTAGTGACTCTTCCGTCTTTTCCTGTACCTTTCACGGAGCCAGGATCAACACCATTCTCGTCTGCCAGCTTACGTGCAGCCGGACTCAGAATAGCGTCTTCAGAACTGGCACTTTGCTCAGCTTTGGCTTCACTCTTGTCGGCACCGGCAGTATTGTCAGCGCCGGCACTGGCCACAGCACCAGCTTTGAACCTGCCGACAAGTTCACCGCTTTCCACGGTGTCGCCTTCGCCTTTAATGATCTCTTCGATCACGCCGTCAGCTGGCGCAACCACTTCAAGAACGACCTTATCGGTTTCGATATCAACAATCAGGTCGTCACGTGAACAAGCTTCGCCAGGCTGTTTATGCCAGGTCGCGACGGTACCCTCTGCGACCGACTCCGGGAAAACGGGTGCTTTAATCTCAGTAGACATTACAGTTCCTTAATTCGGTAGCTCGTCAGATTTCAAACGCGTCGTTAACAAGTTTTTTCTGTTCTTCAATATGAACAGACATATGCCCTGCTGCCGGAGCAGCCGAAGCCTCACGACCGGCGTACTGAAGATGAAGCTTGGGATTCAGGCGTTGCAGCGCATTACGCATGTGATGCTGACTGCAATACCAGGCACCCTGGTTCATGGGCTCTTCCTGACACCATACGGCATGTTTCAGCTTAGTATACTGGGCCAGGGTTTCATCCAGATCTTCTCCGGGGAACGGATACAGCTGCTCAATACGCACAATGGCAACATCATCACGCTCATCGGTCTTTTTCTTTTCCAGCAGATCGTAATAGACCTTGCCGCTGCAAAGAATAATCCGGTTAACCTTTTTGGCATCAGACAACTCTTTCTCGGGAAGAACAGTCTGGAAGGTACCAGATGTCAGATCTTCCAGATCAGATGTCGCTTCCTTGTGACGCAGAAGACTCTTGGGCGTGATAGCAATCAACGGCTTACGCAGTGGACGCTTGACCTGCCGGCGCAGCATGTGGAAAACCTGCGATGGCGTAGTCGGCACACAAACCTGAATATTCTGCTCTGCAGACAACTGCAGGAAACGCTCAAGGCGCGCAGAGCTGTGCTCAGGCCCCTGCCCTTCATAGCCATGTGGCAACAGCAAGGTCAGGCCACACAAACGACCCCATTTATGCTCACCACTGGTAAGGAACTGGTCAATAACAACCTGGGCGCCGTTTGCGAAATCACCAAACTGGGCCTCCCAAACCACAAGCGCATCCGGTGTGGTGGTTGAATATCCGTATTCAAACGCCATGACCGCTTCTTCAGAAAGCAGCGAGTCATAAATCTCGAACTTCGGCTGCTTATCGGAAAGCTCGGCAAGGGCTATGTGCCTGGAGCCATCTTTCTGATTATGCAATACCGCGTGGCGATGAGAAAAGGTTCCACGCCCAACATCCTGACCAGTCAACCGGATCGGGTGGCCTTCGTTGAGTAGTGTGGCATAGGCCATAATCTCGCCATAACCCCAGTTAATCGGCAATGCGCCAGCAGTCATCTTCTCGCGATCAGAAACAATCTTGGAAACCTGACGCTGAATGCTGAACCCTTCCGGAACCTGAGTCAGTTTTTTACCCAGTCTCTGGATCGTTTTCAGGGCAACACTGGATTTACACTTGGCTGTCCACTCATGGCCAAGGTGCGGTGTCCAGTCAACGTACAGATCCTTGTTCGGTTCTTTAACAAGAGATTTGACCACATGCTCGCCGTTATCAAGAGCATCACGGTAGTCATTCTCCATCTGCTTGGCTTCACTTTCGGAAATCACACCGGCAGCGATCAGCTTTTCAGCATAAAGAGTACGGGTCGTTTTCAGCTTACGGATCTTGTCATACATCACCGGCTGGGTTGCAGCAGGCTCATCGGCCTCGTTATGCCCACGACGCCGGTAGCAGACCAGATCGATAACAATATCGCCCTTGAATTCGTTGCGATAGTCCATTGCCATCTGCGTAACAAACACTACCGCTTCAGGATCATCCGCATTCACGTGAAGTATCGGTGCGTGCACCATTTTGGCGACGTCTGTGCAGTACTCTGTGGAGCGGGCGTCTTCCTGTTTGCTGGTAGTAAAGCCGACCTGGTTATTGATAACGATATGGATGGTACCACCCACGCCGAAACCACGGGTCTGGGACATCTGGAAGGTTTCCATGACGACGCCCTGGCCCGCAAACGCTGCATCACCGTGCATGATAACCGGAACTACCTGATTACCCTGAGTGTCAGTGCGGCGGGTCTGGCGGGCACGAACAGAGCCTTCAACCACCGGAGATACGATTTCCAGATGCGATGGGTTAAACGCCATTGCAAGGTGTATTTCGCCGCCTTCAGTCATCACATTGGATGAAAAACCCTGGTGATATTTGACGTCACCGGAGCCTGAATCTGCGAGCTTTTTACCTTCAAATTCATCAAACAGTTCTGTCGGGTTCTTACCGAGAGTATTTACCAGAACGTTCAGTCGGCCTCGGTGGGCCATACCCAGCACAATTTCCTTGGCGCCGTAGTGCCCAGCGCGTTGGATAAGCTCGTCCATACAAGGGATAAGGCTCTCACCACCCTCAAGCCCGAAACGCTTGACACCCGGGTAACGGGAACCAAGGTATTTCTCCAGACCTTCAGCCGCCGTCAGACGTTCGAGAATATGCTTGCGGGTATTGGTCTCATAACCCGGCTCGGAGCGAACAGGCTCCATACGCTGCTGAAACCAGCGCTTAATGCGGGTATCAACTATGTGCATATACTCGGCGCCAATGCTGCCGCAATATGTCTGCCGCAGTCCATCGACGATATCACCGAGCTTCATGGTTTCAGAACCAAAGCTCAGGGAGCCGGTCTGAAAAGTCAGATCACGATCAGATTCCGACAGTTCATGAAACGAGGGATCGAGATCTTCTACTTTCTGGCGCTGCCAGACCCCAAGAGGATCCAGCTTTGCTTCCTGATGACCGCGAAAGCGATAAGCATTAATAAGCTGGAGAACACGGGTCTGCTTTTTATCAGCATCCGACGTTGCACTGACTGGCACGCCATTATTCGCGAGAAAACGCTGATTCCGGGATATGTGTTCAAACTGCTCGCGGATAGAAGAGTGATTGACATCACGACCATGGTTGCCGTCAACGCTGGGGAGCTTGTCAAAGTAGCTCCTCCACTCTTCGGGAACGGCATTAGGATCTGTCAGGTAGGTCTCAAAAAGCTGCTCAACGTAGGCCAGATTTCCACCCTGTAAGTGGGACGTCTGCCATAACTGCTCCATGATGCTTTCTTGCATTTTGAATAGCTCACCTTGGGCTGGTGCGGGGAAGCCCGGTATGGTCGGCCAGGGGTGGTTATCAGTCAATACGGGTTTTTACGGGATCGACTATGGCAACCACACCCAACACGGATGTCTTCCGTTCCCCAATGATTTTTTTGTACTCAGCAACGCCGCAAGAAAACAGAATAAATTTCCGCCACGGCTTGCGTAGTGTGCACACGGTTAATACTTTTGACTATAAGCCTTTGGTTGAAGGCCCCGCACAAATGCGAGGCCTTCAGCTTTCATCCTGAACAGATAAGTATAGCGTCTGCCTTCAACTTTGCCGCCTAAACAGTCCGCTGCAGCAGAAGGTTCCGAATATGGCCAATTGCCCTTGTAGGGTTAAGGCCTTTCGGGCAAACGCTGACACAGTTCATAATGCCCCTGCAACGGAAAACGCTGAACGGGTCATCCAGATTCGCAAGACGGTCAGCCTGAGCAGTGTCACGGCTATCTGCCAGAAAGCGATACGCCTGCAACAGCCCGGCCGGACCAATAAACTTATCCGGATTCCACCAGAACGATGGACACGACGTTGAACAACATGCACAGAGAATACACTCGTACAGGCCATCCAGCTTTTCGCGGTCTTCCGGCGTCTGCAAACGTTCAATAGCAGGCGCAGGCTTATCGTTCACCAGATACGGCATTACCTTTTCATACTGTTTGTAGAAAAGACTCATGTCGACAACCAGATCACGAATAACGGGCAGGCCAGGCAACGGACGCAGCACCAGCTTGCCATTCTTGACAACCTGAGACATTGGCGTGATACACGCCAGGCCGTTCTTGCCATTCATATTCATGCCATCAGACCCACAAACACCCTCACGGCATGAGCGGCGATAGGCCATTGACGCATCTTTCTCTTTAATGAGATTCAGCACATCCAGGACCATCAGATCCTTTCCGGCCGGGAGTTCAACTTCGACGTCCTGCATGTATGGGGCGTTGTCAGTTTCCGGGTTATAACGGTAAAGGCTTACCAACATAATGTACGTTCCCCTTAGTAAGTCCGGACTTTCGGCTGAAAGGTATCGACAGTTTTAGGCGAGAAGTTAACATCACGCTTGCCAATACGCTTATCCAGCGGGAAGTAGAGAGAGTGCTTCAGCCAGTTTTCGTCGTCACGCTCGGTGAAGTCGTTACGGGCATGAGCACCACGGCTCTCTTTACGCTCATTTGCGGCAATCGCAGTAGCCAGAGCCACCTCATACAGATTGTCCAGCTCCAGCGCCTCGATACGCGCCGTATTGAACGCACTGCTCTTGTCTGTCAGCATGGTGTTACGAACACGCTCACCGATAGACTCGAGCTTCTTCAAGCCCTCTTCCATACTCTTGCCGTCACGGAACACACCGAAGTAAAGCTGCATGCAGTTCTGAAGATCCTTGCGAACCTCTGCAACACTCTCTCCTTCAGTGGTGCTGTTCAGACGATCCAGACGCGCCATCGCGCGCTTGATATCTTCATCACTGGCGCCATCTACCTCAAAGCCACCACGCAACTGCTCTTCAATGTGCAGACCAGCAGCACGACCAAAGACAACAAGATCCAGCAGAGAGTTCCCGCCCAGACGGTTAGCCCCGTGAACGGATACGCACGCCGCTTCGCCACAGGCAAACAGACCAGGAATCGGCTTATCGTTACCATTCTCATCCTGAGTCAATGCCTGACCACCTACGTTGGTGGGAACACCACCCATCATGTAGTGGCAGGTAGGCACAACAGGAACCGGTTCCTTCACCGGGTCCACGTGAGCGAAAGTACGAGACAGCTCACAGATACCAGGCAAACGCAGGTTCAGGGTTTCTTCACCCAAATGATCCAGCTTCAGCAGTACGTGATCTTTCTCCGGACCACAGCCACGACCCTCAAGGATCTCGATAACCATGGAGCGCGCGACCACATCGCGGCCAGCCAGATCTTTTGCGTTTGGAGCATAACGCTCCATGAAGCGCTCACCTTCGGAATTGATCAGGTAACCACCCTCACCCCGGCAACCTTCGGTTACCAGCGTACCGGCACCATAGATACCCGTTGGGTGGAACTGCCACATTTCCATATCCTGCATCGGGAAGCCCGCACGCAGCGCCATACCAATACCATCGCCAGTGTTAATCAGAGCATTGGTAGTAGAGGCATAAATACGGCCCGAGCCGCCAGTTGCCAGAACCGTAGCCTTGGATTTGATGTAGGCCACTTCGCCAGTTTCAATCTCAATGGCTACAACACCAACAACTTCATCCTTACTGTTCTTGACCAGATCTACGGCGTACCACTCATTAAGGAAGGTAGTACCACCCTTGAGGTTTGCCTGATACAGCGTGTGCAGGAGCGCGTGACCAGTACGGTCAGCCGCCGCACATGTGCGCGCTGCCTGGGTAGGGTTATCCGGACCTTTGGACTGCCCGCCAAACGGACGCTGATAAATCCGGCCCTGCTCGGTACGCGAGAACGGCAGACCCATGTGCTCAAGCTCGAAAACAGCCTGGGGACCTACGGAACACATATACTCAACTGCGTCCTGATCGGCAATGTAGTCAGACCCCTTAACGGTGTCATACATGTGCCAGCGCCAGTCATCGTTGGGATCAGCACTTGCAATTGCACAGGTGATACCACCCTGGGCTGATACCGTATGTGACCGGGTAGGAAATACTTTTGTAATACAAGCCGTTTTAACACCGGACTCGGTCAGCTGCAGGGCCGCTCGCATACCGGCACCGCCGCCGCCGATAACAATCGCGTCGTACGACATAGTCTTGATATTAGACATCGATTAAAGCCCCCAAATAATCTGAATACCCCAGACCACATACACAAAAATCACCAGAATGAACGCTGCCTGAAACAGAAAGCGCTGCACTGCTGATTTGATGTAGTCGGTAGAAACGGTCCAAAGCCCGACCCATGCATGAGCCCCGATAGAAAGCAGCGCCAACAACGTAAAGATCTTGAACCACGCCTGATCAAACAGAGCCTGCCACACCTGGAAATCAACATCGGTTGTTGCAAAAAAACCAAGCAAAAACAACGTATAAAAGGCCAGAACGTAAG is a window from the Marinobacter sp. ANT_B65 genome containing:
- the sdhD gene encoding succinate dehydrogenase, hydrophobic membrane anchor protein, with translation MGMNSVTNIGRNGVQDWIIQRVSAYVLAFYTLFLLGFFATTDVDFQVWQALFDQAWFKIFTLLALLSIGAHAWVGLWTVSTDYIKSAVQRFLFQAAFILVIFVYVVWGIQIIWGL